The stretch of DNA GGACGCGGTGCTCGGACCCGCCGAGGACGGTGGCTGGTGGGGCCTCGGGCTGCGCGACCCGCGCCACGCCGACGCGCTGCGGAACGTGCCCATGTCCCGGCCGGACACCGGCGAGCACACCCGCTCCGCGTTGCTCGGACGCGGACTTTCGGTGCTGTCGCTGCCCGCGCTCGCCGACGTGGACACGATCGACGACGCCCACCAGGTCGCCGCGCTCGCCCCGCGAACCCGCTTCGCCGCCGCACTGAGCGACGTGCCCGCGCCGGTCGGGGAGGCGCGTTGAGCGCCGCGTTCGACGCCGTCCTGCAGGGCCGCGCCAGCGTGCTGGAGCACGACAACGGCACCACCACCGAGCTGCAAGTGCGGCGCTGGTTCGCCGATCCCGACGACCTCGATGCCCGGTTGGTGCGGCGCTGCCGCGGCAGCACGCTGGACGTCGGCTGCGGACCGGGCCGGTTCGTCCGCGCGTTGGCGGTCCGCGATGTACCGGTGCTGGGGCTCGACACCTCACCGGAGGCCGTGCGGCTCACCACCGGACACGGCTGCCGCGCAATGCTGGGCAGCGTTTTCGACGACGTGCCGGACGAAGGCGAGTGGCAGCACGTGCTGCTCGCCGACGGGAACATCGGCATCGGCGGGAATCCCGTCGAACTGCTCGGGCGGGTGCGGGCGCTGCTGCGCCCGGGCGGGACCGCGCTGATCGAGACCGGTTCTCCCGGAACCGGGCTGCGCACCGGCTCCGCACGACTGCACCGCGGTCCGTGGTTCCCGTGGGCCGAGCTCGACACCGACACGCTGCGCCGGTTGGGCGAGGCCGCCGGTTTCGCCCTGATCTGGACGGCGCAGGACCGCCACCGCTGGTTCGCCGAACTCTCCCACGGCTGAGGAAAACCCATGCGCAAACCCGCCTTGCTGTTGTTCGCGATCGCTACCGCGCTCACCGGATGCGCCGCGCCACCCGCGCCGCCTCCTCCCCCACCGCCCGCTGCGCCGCAGCCGCTGCC from Saccharopolyspora sp. SCSIO 74807 encodes:
- a CDS encoding methyltransferase domain-containing protein, which translates into the protein MSAAFDAVLQGRASVLEHDNGTTTELQVRRWFADPDDLDARLVRRCRGSTLDVGCGPGRFVRALAVRDVPVLGLDTSPEAVRLTTGHGCRAMLGSVFDDVPDEGEWQHVLLADGNIGIGGNPVELLGRVRALLRPGGTALIETGSPGTGLRTGSARLHRGPWFPWAELDTDTLRRLGEAAGFALIWTAQDRHRWFAELSHG